A stretch of DNA from Sugiyamaella lignohabitans strain CBS 10342 chromosome B, complete sequence:
AGAGGACAGTGGTAAGTTCCTCAATTACGACAAGACAGTATTCCCTTGGTAATAAGTTGTCGGTATATTTTGGTTAGTTATGTATGAGTGTAGTATTAAAATATGAAGTACGAAATATTGAGCTCTATGCATTAACAAACGCAGGGTCCTAATGTACGATTGTTACCGGAGCAACTAAAAGATAAGGCACAGTGCACGACAAGATAAGCAAAGTCTCAAGACACCTTTGTCCAACACGGAGCACGACTAAGGGACCAGTATTCCTCAGTTCTAAGTacacagaaaacaaaatgtTTCAGATTAGATACTATCAAATCGATattaattaaaaattaAGGACAAATAGAGGCCGATGTCACCGCgtagtcacgtgatataTACGCCGCAGAAAGATCAGCAGGATGagattaaaaaaaatatttcagtgAGCGTCTGAcattgaaatatatattccCGACCGGTAGAGAATAGCTTGACATCAGATTACGCCAGGCGTAAAAATGAATATTCATCGGTGTCGTTTTGTCGACTACACTCCTCATACCATTACGGCGTTATCGTTTAACCTGCCCAGTGTAGCATCTAACATACAACCTCCATCTACACTTCGTTTGGCAGTTGGTAGATCAAATGGTGATATCGAGATTTGGAATCCTAGATGGTCTTGGGTCCATGAAATCACTTTAAAAGGTGGCCAAGGACGGTCTATTGAAGGTCTAGTCTGGTCAAAGGGTGGCAACCGTTTGTTCTCCATTGGTGGATCCACAAGTATTACTGAATGGGACCTTAATACAGGTTTACCAGTCTTGAGCCACGATTGTAATGCCGGCGTTGTGTGGTCATTAGCAATCTCCCCGGATGGTGAACAATTAGCTGCTGGTTGCGACAATGGTACAGTTGTATTGTTAGATTTGTCAAGTGGCATTAAGGGACAGATCGACCATTTAAAAATTCTCCAGAGAAGCAATAATAGAATTATGAGTTTGGCTTGGAAAGGTGCGAACCAGGTTGTTGGAGGTTGTTCTGACGGTAGAATCAGAGTATGGAGTACCGAATCTAGCAATAACGGTAGAATACTGGCCACAATGAAAGTAGATAAGTCGAGACTTGACGAATCCACTTTAGTATGGTCTGTACTTGTGTTACCTAACAAGCAGATTGTTAGTGGTGACTCGACTGGTAGCATCAAGTTCTGGGACGCACAAAACTTCTCTTTATTACAAAGTTTTAAATCACACGAAGCGGATATCTTGTGTCTCGCAAGTAATTATAAGGGCAATACGATATTTTCGGCCGGCGTTGATAGAAAGATTGTCAGCTACAAAATTGTCAATTCTAAACTGAAGAGATGGGCTTCTGTCAGCAACCGTTTATTGCATGCACATGATATTAGAGCCATGACTACATTTGAAGCGAAAGGCACCAGTTTTCTtatttctggtggtgttgaAAGGACTCTGGTGATAAATTCTGTCACCAACTTCATGGATGGAATGTTCAGAAAAATCCCAATTACTCGCCACAGACCTTGTGTGCAGGCGATCTCAGAACCAAGATTATTGATGTTATGGAACGATCAATCTGTAAAGATCTGGAAGGTTGATGAGTATATTGAGCCCGATGCAGAAAGCCTGCAGAGCGAAGAGAAAGGAAAGCGACTAGTGGCCAAGATCACTCTCAACTGTGAAGAAAATGTCACGTCGGCAGCTTTGTCTGAAAACGGATCTCTTTTGGCGGTGTCGACTTTGGCAGAAACTAAATTATTCGAGCTGACTCCATCTGAGAATGGTAGTCGCTTATTGGTACAAAAGTCAAATGAAGCAAATGCTCTTAGTTCACTGGGTGCTAGCATTATACGATTCAGCCAAGATTCATCCAAATTAATTGCTGTGACCCCCGAATCGGATATTGTCGTTTATAATGTTGCAAATGATGAGTTGATTGAAGAATCAAGCGTAAACGACtcagatgacgaggatgatgaaCAAAACTTCCATGCCGCTTCCAGTAGAAACATCTTCCGCTTAAGCGTATCGAACTGTGGCAAATATGTTGCCACTGCCAGACCCAACGGACAAATCAATCTGTTTGAAATTACGAAAACTCAAGTCCGACCCCTTGGACTACTTACAAAGCTTAACAGTGCACCCACTGCGCTGAAATTCACACTTAAAAATACTTTGATTATCGCTACAGCTGAAATCAAGGTTCTCGAATTTGACATTAACACAAAATCTTTAACCCCTTGGTCAAGAAGAAATTCCGATTTACTACCTAGAGATCTTATTAACCTAGTAGATAAATGTTGTGGCATCTTTTTTGAACCATGTTCACCCAATCGTGTATGGTTGTGGGGTGCCAACTGGCTTGCATTCCTTGATCTCGCTCAGAATATGCCATTTCAACGAGTGGCAAAACGTAAAATTGATAGATTAGgagttgatgaagaagaagatagaGCCACGACTCAAGAAATCCGCAAATCTCTCCCTTTAAACGGTCACGATGTCAATGGTACTGCCGACAATGCCTCGACTTCTGTACCCTTTTGGATGACTCTAAAATATAGACCCATGCTTTTGGCAGACACACTCGGTGCTGGCGAACTAGTTGTTATTGAGAGACCCCCATTCGACgttcctcttcctcctgCTTTCTGGTCAAACCACAAGATCAAAGtgtaaaatatatattaatagaCATTTGCATTATAAATACCAATTCCTCTTTGCATCTCTAAATTCCGTCTAGAGAGATCTCACTTGCTGTTAAACTGCTTGACCGTGGCcgcgtgcctccggcgactggggctctaccccagaccctgtttGCCCCTCTCGCtctgctcgagtcgttgcgtctcGGTCGGGGATCAATAtcctgcgaagcaagagctaAGGGGTCCGGggcagaccccccagccgctggaggcacCTGGGCGACCGTAGTGTTTACATCGTTCCTTCATTATATACAGAATACACATCACAATGGGCTGAGGGCCCCCATGCAGCTATAACCATAGAATCGAGTTCAAGTAGGAGATAGAAAacataattaataaaatacaaatgcAATATGCTGTTAATAATCTCTAAAGATCCGCACTAATCCTTCGACACGGAAGAGCTGCACAAGAAGCTTCTCTTCGGCTCGTCGAAGTTCGGCAAGCTCTCTCTTTTCTTGGGCAGAAAGATACGTCTCCTCATTGCCCTTGACGTCTTCTCGCTCAAGTTTAGCAAGCAGGATCGACGAAGTCTTTCGCTCTGATCCTAACCTAGTATAGAGCCTGTTCATGGTCTTGTATAGGTCTTGGACTAGAAGTGAGTAGGCTCGAGTAGGCTTGTGAAACCAAAGATAAAAGTTTCTACCAGGAGCACGGTCATTCGTTTTTGGGACTTCCTGGAGGTTCAAGCATCCTATACCTTGCAAGTCAGTGAGATGACTGCAGATATCTTTAGATTGTAGTAAAGTAATCTGAGATAATAACTTTTCGTCCACTTTGCCCTTCTCTCGAATAACTCGTAACAGTCTGGTTGCAACCGGTCCATATTTACGAGTAATGATATCTTCATATGTGACACGTTTAAGATCCTGGACAAGTTCGTTAAATGGAACAAACCATTCACCACCGCCACGATTGCCAACTTTCCGAACAAAACGGATTGGTGAGTCTGCTAGAAGCTCTAAATGACGGTTGGTAGCCTCAACTGACGTCTTACCGTTAACTGAACCGCTACCATTAGTGCTTCCGTTCATATCACTAtgaccatcatcatcatatgcgtcatcatcatcgagcaaatcatcatcgtcatcaccaacatcatcatctagACCTCCATTTAGATCACCATCCAATCT
This window harbors:
- the UTP4 gene encoding Utp4p (Subunit of U3-containing 90S preribosome and SSU processome complexes; involved in production of 18S rRNA and assembly of small ribosomal subunit; member of t-Utp subcomplex involved with transcription of 35S rRNA transcript; Small Subunit processome is also known as SSU processome; GO_component: GO:0030686 - 90S preribosome [Evidence IDA] [PMID 12150911]; GO_component: GO:0005730 - nucleolus [Evidence IEA]; GO_component: GO:0005730 - nucleolus [Evidence IDA] [PMID 12068309]; GO_component: GO:0005634 - nucleus [Evidence IEA]; GO_component: GO:0030529 - ribonucleoprotein complex [Evidence IEA]; GO_component: GO:0032040 - small-subunit processome [Evidence IDA] [PMID 12068309]; GO_component: GO:0034455 - t-UTP complex [Evidence IDA] [PMID 17515605]; GO_function: GO:0003674 - molecular_function [Evidence ND]; GO_process: GO:0000462 - maturation of SSU-rRNA from tricistronic rRNA transcript (SSU-rRNA, 5.8S rRNA, LSU-rRNA) [Evidence IMP] [PMID 12068309]; GO_process: GO:0045943 - positive regulation of transcription from RNA polymerase I promoter [Evidence IMP] [PMID 15489292]; GO_process: GO:0006364 - rRNA processing [Evidence IEA]; GO_process: GO:0042254 - ribosome biogenesis [Evidence IEA]; GO_process: GO:0006351 - transcription, DNA-templated [Evidence IEA]); translated protein: MNIHRCRFVDYTPHTITALSFNLPSVASNIQPPSTLRLAVGRSNGDIEIWNPRWSWVHEITLKGGQGRSIEGLVWSKGGNRLFSIGGSTSITEWDLNTGLPVLSHDCNAGVVWSLAISPDGEQLAAGCDNGTVVLLDLSSGIKGQIDHLKILQRSNNRIMSLAWKGANQVVGGCSDGRIRVWSTESSNNGRILATMKVDKSRLDESTLVWSVLVLPNKQIVSGDSTGSIKFWDAQNFSLLQSFKSHEADILCLASNYKGNTIFSAGVDRKIVSYKIVNSKLKRWASVSNRLLHAHDIRAMTTFEAKGTSFLISGGVERTLVINSVTNFMDGMFRKIPITRHRPCVQAISEPRLLMLWNDQSVKIWKVDEYIEPDAESLQSEEKGKRLVAKITLNCEENVTSAALSENGSLLAVSTLAETKLFELTPSENGSRLLVQKSNEANALSSLGASIIRFSQDSSKLIAVTPESDIVVYNVANDELIEESSVNDSDDEDDEQNFHAASSRNIFRLSVSNCGKYVATARPNGQINLFEITKTQVRPLGLLTKLNSAPTALKFTLKNTLIIATAEIKVLEFDINTKSLTPWSRRNSDLLPRDLINLVDKCCGIFFEPCSPNRVWLWGANWLAFLDLAQNMPFQRVAKRKIDRLGVDEEEDRATTQEIRKSLPLNGHDVNGTADNASTSVPFWMTLKYRPMLLADTLGAGELVVIERPPFDVPLPPAFWSNHKIKV